In the genome of Pseudorca crassidens isolate mPseCra1 chromosome 14, mPseCra1.hap1, whole genome shotgun sequence, one region contains:
- the COX5B gene encoding cytochrome c oxidase subunit 5B, mitochondrial: MASRLLRGAGALAAQALRARGPSGVSVVRSMASGGGVPTDDEQATGLEREVMLAARKGLDPYNILAPKAASGTKEDPNLVPSISNKRIVGCICEEDNSAVIWFWLHKGEAQRCPSCGTHYKLVPHQLAH; this comes from the exons ATGGCTTCAAGGTTACTCCGCGGAGCTGGAGCGCTGGCCGCGCAGGCCCTGAGGGCCCGCGGTCCCAGTGGAGTCTCCGTGGTGCGCTCTATGGCGTCTGGAG GTGGTGTTCCTACTGATGATGAGCAGGCCACTGGGCTGGAGAGGGAGGTCATGCTGGCTGCACGCAAGGGACTG gaCCCGTACAATATACTCGCCCCAAAGGCAGCCTCAGGTACCAAGGAAGACCCTAATttagtcccctccatcagcaaTAAGCGGATAGTGGGCTGTATCT GTGAAGAAGACAACAGTGCTGTCATCTGGTTCTGGCTGCATAAGGGCGAGGCCCAGAGATGCCCTAGCTGTGGAACCCATTACAAGCTGGTGCCCCACCAGCTGGCCCACTGA
- the ACTR1B gene encoding beta-centractin — protein sequence MESYDIIANQPVVIDNGSGVIKAGFAGDQIPKYCFPNYVGRPKHMRVMAGALEGDLFIGPKAEEHRGLLTIRYPMEHGVVRDWNDMERIWQYVYSKDQLQTFSEEHPVLLTEAPLNPCKNREKAAEVFFETFNVPALFISMQAVLSLYATGRTTGVVLDSGDGVTHAVPIYEGFAMPHSIMRVDIAGRDVSRYLRLQLRKEGVDFHTSAEFEVVRTIKERACYLSISPQKDEALETEKVQYTLPDGSTLDVGPARFRAPELLFQPDLIGDESEGLHEVLAFAIHKSDMDLRRTLFANIVLSGGSTLFKGFGDRLLSEVKKLAPKDVKIKISAPQERLYSTWIGGSILASLDTFKKMWVSKKEYEEDGSRAIHRKTF from the exons GGTTCGGGGGTGATCAAGGCTGGCTTTGCAGGAGACCAGATTCCCAAATACTGTTTCCCAAACTA TGTCGGGCGCCCCAAACACATGCGGGTGATGGCTGGAGCCCTGGAAGGGGACCTCTTCATCGGACCAAAAGCAGAG GAGCACCGGGGGCTGCTGACCATCCGCTACCCCATGGAGCACGGTGTGGTGCGGGACTGGAACGACATGGAGCGCATCTGGCAGTACGTCTACTCCAAGGACCAGCTGCAGACCTTCTCCGAGGAG CATCCTGTTCTTCTCACGGAAGCTCCGCTCAACCCATGTAAGAACCGGGAGAAGGCGGCAGAGGTGTTCTTCGAGACCTTCAACGTGCCAGCCCTGTTCATCTCCATGCAGGCCGTGCTTAGCCT GTATGCAACAGGACGCACGACGGGAGTCGTTCTGGACTCAGGGGATGGGGTCACTCACGCCGTCCCCATCTACGAGGGCTTTGCCATGCCACACTCCATCATGCGGGTGGACATCGCCGGCCGCGACGTCTCCCGCTACCTCCGGCTGCAGCTGCGCAAGGAGGGGGTTGACTTTCACACCTCGGCTGAGTTTGAGGTTGTCCGGACCATCAAAGAG CGGGCCTGCTACCTGTCCATCAGCCCGCAGAAGGATGAGGCTCTGGAGACGGAGAAGGTGCAGTACACCTTGCCAGACGGCAGCACCCTCGAC GTGGGGCCAGCGCGCTTCCGGGCCCCCGAGCTGCTGTTCCAGCCAGACCTGATAGGGGATGAGAGTGAGGGGCTCCACGAGGTGCTGGCCTTCGCCATCCACAAGTCTGACATGGACCTTCGCCGGACGCTGTTCGCCAACATCGTGCTCTCCGGTGGCTCCACACTTTTCAAAG GCTTTGGCGACCgattactaagtgaagtaaagaaGCTTGCCCCCAAAGACGTCAAAATCAAG atctcagcccctcaggaacggCTGTACTCCACGTGGATCGG TGGCTCCATCCTGGCCTCGCTGGACACTTTTAAGAAGATGTGGGTGTCCAAAAAGGAATACGAAGAGGATGGCTCACGGGCTATTCATCGTAAAACCTTCTAG